The Daucus carota subsp. sativus chromosome 2, DH1 v3.0, whole genome shotgun sequence genome includes a window with the following:
- the LOC108206581 gene encoding auxin response factor 18 isoform X1, with amino-acid sequence MEKNDLYTELWRACAGPLVEVPSRGERVYYFPQGHMEQLRASTNQELDQHIPKFNLPPKILCHVVHVQLMAEQETDEVYAQITLHPEVEQAEPTSPDPCVPDPPNPPIHSFVKILTASDTSTHGGFSVLRKHANECLPPLDMAQATPTQDLVAKDLHGFEWRFKHIFRGQPRRHLLTTGWSTFVSSKRLVAGDAFVFLRDDVGELRVGIRRLAGQQSSMPPSVISSLSMHLGVLATASNAITTHTLFVVFYKPRTSQFIIRLNKYLEAVSHKYSVGMRFKMKFEGEDPPERSFAGTIIGVGSISPQWSDSQWRSLKIQWDEPASIHRPEKVSAWDIEPYTASNSIDLPPPAMKIKRPRPIEIPLTDATSCAATAPFWYSGSNTTVEHCNLGGAPESERSESQAVCPPKQKDNNGTCIISGGLTDGSWKSSMNLFREPVGDKKYVIHPSVMPEYNSAVSSRASNNLFKDQLELDTRTEPSNSCRLFGIDLRNSNIPSPAKEVKDSSAAADSGKKTFSAAQLEANTAADLDLNKENEKVLLETIEEENMNKHGTCASKRTRTKVQMQGIAVGRAVDLSLLEGYAELVTELEKMFEIKGELKERKKWQVVYTDEEGDMMLMGDHPWPEFCTMAKKIFIYTGEEVKRMCPNSKVSSLDGDRRTVSIEPAIKSDI; translated from the exons ATGGAAAAAAATGATCTTTACACAGAGTTATGGAGGGCATGTGCAGGCCCGTTGGTTGAAGTCCCCAGTAGGGGAGAAAGGGTGTATTATTTCCCTCAAGGTCACATGGAACAG TTACGAGCCTCTACAAATCAAGAACTCGATCAGCATATACCCAAGTTTAACCTTCCTCCCAAGATCCTCTGTCATGTTGTTCATGTCCAGTTAATG GCAGAACAAGAAACGGATGAAGTTTATGCACAAATAACTTTGCACCCAGAAGTAGAG CAAGCTGAGCCTACAAGTCCTGATCCATGTGTTCCTGATCCACCAAACCCGCCTATTCACTCATTTGTTAAGATATTGACAGCTTCGGACACAAGCACTCATGGAGGGTTCTCTGTTCTTCGTAAGCATGCTAATGAATGCCTTCCTCCGTTG GACATGGCTCAGGCTACCCCGACCCAGGATTTGGTTGCAAAAGATCTTCATGGCTTCGAGTGGCGATTTAAGCACATATTTAGAG GGCAACCTCGTAGGCATCTGCTTACAACCGGATGGAGCACATTTGTAAGTTCAAAAAGATTAGTTGCTGGGGACGCTTTTGTTTTTCTAAG AGATGATGTGGGGGAACTGCGTGTTGGGATCCGTCGTCTTGCAGGTCAGCAAAGTTCCATGCCTCCATCTGTTATATCCAGCTTAAGTATGCATCTTGGCGTACTTGCAACTGCATCTAATGCAATTACAACACATACTTTGTTTGTGGTGTTCTACAAACCAAG GACAAGCCAATTCATCATCCGACTGAATAAATATCTGGAGGCTGTCAGTCATAAATATTCAGTTGGCATGCGATTTAAAATGAAGTTCGAAGGGGAAGATCCTCCAGAAAGAAG TTTTGCAGGCACTATAATTGGTGTCGGAAGTATCTCCCCACAATGGTCAGATTCTCAATGGCGGTCTTTGAAG aTTCAATGGGATGAACCTGCATCCATACATAGGCCTGAGAAGGTTTCAGCTTGGGACATTGAGCCGTACACAGCTTCAAATTCCATAGACCTTCCTCCACCAGCAATGAAGATCAAAAGGCCCCGTCCCATTGAGATACCTTTAACTG ATGCTACTTCCTGCGCTGCTACAGCACCTTTCTGGTATTCAGGATCAAATACGACTGTAGAACATTGCAACTTAGGTGGTGCCCCCGAAAGTGAACGCAGTGAAAGTCAAGCTGTATGTCCTCCAAAGCAAAAAGATAATAATGGAACTTGTATTATCTCCGGAGGCCTTACTGATGGCAGCTGGAAGAGTTCTATGAATCTATTTCGTGAACCGGTGGGAGACAAAAAGTATGTGATTCATCCTTCTGTCATGCCAGAGTACAATTCCGCTGTTTCGTCAAGGGCGAGCAATAACCTGTTTAAAGACCAATTAGAACTTGATACAAGAACTGAGCCTAGTAATAGTTGCCGCTTGTTTGGAATCGATCTCAGAAATTCCAACATTCCTTCACCAGCAAAGGAAGTCAAAGACTCATCTGCTGCAGCTGATAGTGGCAAAAAAACCTTTTCTGCTGCTCAGTTGGAAGCTAATACAGCTGCAGATTTAGACCTTAACAAGGAAAATGAGAAAGTCTTGTTGGAGACGATAGAAGAGGAAAACATGAACAAGCATGGTACTTGTGCTTCAAAAAGGACCCGTACGAAG GTGCAAATGCAAGGGATTGCTGTTGGCCGAGCTGTTGACTTAAGTTTGTTGGAAGGGTATGCTGAGCTCGTAACTGAACTGGAAAAGATGTTTGAGATCAAGGGAGAGCTTAAGGAACGAAAAAAGTGGCAAGTTGTTTACACTGACGAAGAAGGTGACATGATGCTCATGGGCGATCATCCATGGCC GGAATTTTGTACAATGGCAAAGAAGATCTTCATATATACGGGGGAGGAAGTGAAGAGAATGTGTCCCAACAGCAAGGTGTCATCTTTAGATGGTGATAGAAGAACAGTAAGCATAGAACCGGCTATAAAATCTGACATCTAG
- the LOC108206581 gene encoding auxin response factor 18 isoform X2, translating to MEKNDLYTELWRACAGPLVEVPSRGERVYYFPQGHMEQLRASTNQELDQHIPKFNLPPKILCHVVHVQLMAEQETDEVYAQITLHPEVEQAEPTSPDPCVPDPPNPPIHSFVKILTASDTSTHGGFSVLRKHANECLPPLDMAQATPTQDLVAKDLHGFEWRFKHIFRGQPRRHLLTTGWSTFVSSKRLVAGDAFVFLRDDVGELRVGIRRLAGQQSSMPPSVISSLSMHLGVLATASNAITTHTLFVVFYKPRTSQFIIRLNKYLEAVSHKYSVGMRFKMKFEGEDPPERSFAGTIIGVGSISPQWSDSQWRSLKIQWDEPASIHRPEKVSAWDIEPYTASNSIDLPPPAMKIKRPRPIEIPLTAPFWYSGSNTTVEHCNLGGAPESERSESQAVCPPKQKDNNGTCIISGGLTDGSWKSSMNLFREPVGDKKYVIHPSVMPEYNSAVSSRASNNLFKDQLELDTRTEPSNSCRLFGIDLRNSNIPSPAKEVKDSSAAADSGKKTFSAAQLEANTAADLDLNKENEKVLLETIEEENMNKHGTCASKRTRTKVQMQGIAVGRAVDLSLLEGYAELVTELEKMFEIKGELKERKKWQVVYTDEEGDMMLMGDHPWPEFCTMAKKIFIYTGEEVKRMCPNSKVSSLDGDRRTVSIEPAIKSDI from the exons ATGGAAAAAAATGATCTTTACACAGAGTTATGGAGGGCATGTGCAGGCCCGTTGGTTGAAGTCCCCAGTAGGGGAGAAAGGGTGTATTATTTCCCTCAAGGTCACATGGAACAG TTACGAGCCTCTACAAATCAAGAACTCGATCAGCATATACCCAAGTTTAACCTTCCTCCCAAGATCCTCTGTCATGTTGTTCATGTCCAGTTAATG GCAGAACAAGAAACGGATGAAGTTTATGCACAAATAACTTTGCACCCAGAAGTAGAG CAAGCTGAGCCTACAAGTCCTGATCCATGTGTTCCTGATCCACCAAACCCGCCTATTCACTCATTTGTTAAGATATTGACAGCTTCGGACACAAGCACTCATGGAGGGTTCTCTGTTCTTCGTAAGCATGCTAATGAATGCCTTCCTCCGTTG GACATGGCTCAGGCTACCCCGACCCAGGATTTGGTTGCAAAAGATCTTCATGGCTTCGAGTGGCGATTTAAGCACATATTTAGAG GGCAACCTCGTAGGCATCTGCTTACAACCGGATGGAGCACATTTGTAAGTTCAAAAAGATTAGTTGCTGGGGACGCTTTTGTTTTTCTAAG AGATGATGTGGGGGAACTGCGTGTTGGGATCCGTCGTCTTGCAGGTCAGCAAAGTTCCATGCCTCCATCTGTTATATCCAGCTTAAGTATGCATCTTGGCGTACTTGCAACTGCATCTAATGCAATTACAACACATACTTTGTTTGTGGTGTTCTACAAACCAAG GACAAGCCAATTCATCATCCGACTGAATAAATATCTGGAGGCTGTCAGTCATAAATATTCAGTTGGCATGCGATTTAAAATGAAGTTCGAAGGGGAAGATCCTCCAGAAAGAAG TTTTGCAGGCACTATAATTGGTGTCGGAAGTATCTCCCCACAATGGTCAGATTCTCAATGGCGGTCTTTGAAG aTTCAATGGGATGAACCTGCATCCATACATAGGCCTGAGAAGGTTTCAGCTTGGGACATTGAGCCGTACACAGCTTCAAATTCCATAGACCTTCCTCCACCAGCAATGAAGATCAAAAGGCCCCGTCCCATTGAGATACCTTTAACTG CACCTTTCTGGTATTCAGGATCAAATACGACTGTAGAACATTGCAACTTAGGTGGTGCCCCCGAAAGTGAACGCAGTGAAAGTCAAGCTGTATGTCCTCCAAAGCAAAAAGATAATAATGGAACTTGTATTATCTCCGGAGGCCTTACTGATGGCAGCTGGAAGAGTTCTATGAATCTATTTCGTGAACCGGTGGGAGACAAAAAGTATGTGATTCATCCTTCTGTCATGCCAGAGTACAATTCCGCTGTTTCGTCAAGGGCGAGCAATAACCTGTTTAAAGACCAATTAGAACTTGATACAAGAACTGAGCCTAGTAATAGTTGCCGCTTGTTTGGAATCGATCTCAGAAATTCCAACATTCCTTCACCAGCAAAGGAAGTCAAAGACTCATCTGCTGCAGCTGATAGTGGCAAAAAAACCTTTTCTGCTGCTCAGTTGGAAGCTAATACAGCTGCAGATTTAGACCTTAACAAGGAAAATGAGAAAGTCTTGTTGGAGACGATAGAAGAGGAAAACATGAACAAGCATGGTACTTGTGCTTCAAAAAGGACCCGTACGAAG GTGCAAATGCAAGGGATTGCTGTTGGCCGAGCTGTTGACTTAAGTTTGTTGGAAGGGTATGCTGAGCTCGTAACTGAACTGGAAAAGATGTTTGAGATCAAGGGAGAGCTTAAGGAACGAAAAAAGTGGCAAGTTGTTTACACTGACGAAGAAGGTGACATGATGCTCATGGGCGATCATCCATGGCC GGAATTTTGTACAATGGCAAAGAAGATCTTCATATATACGGGGGAGGAAGTGAAGAGAATGTGTCCCAACAGCAAGGTGTCATCTTTAGATGGTGATAGAAGAACAGTAAGCATAGAACCGGCTATAAAATCTGACATCTAG
- the LOC108208311 gene encoding protein ABC transporter 1, mitochondrial: MPISKDQKSAVSPYVSDKNAECWALALCRMRGAALKLGQMLSIHDEFLVPAPILAALDIVHQGADVMPRSQLNQVLEAELVREWSSKLTSFDYELSAAASIEQSQRMDSTLP, from the exons ATGCCTATCTCGAAAGATCAGAAGTCTGCAGTTTCTCCATATGTTTCAGATAAAAATGCAGAATGTTGGGCTCTTGCATTATGCAGAATGCGTGGAGCGGCACTCAAGTTGGGCCAGATGTTGAGCATCCATGATGAATTTCTAGTACCTGCTCCG ATCCTGGCTGCTCTGGATATCGTTCATCAGGGCGCAGACGTGATGCCAAGGAGCCAGCTCAATCAGGTGTTGGAAGCTGAGTTAGTTCGTGAATGGTCGTCTAAGTTGACAAGCTTTGATTATGAACTATCAGCTGCTGCAAGTATAGAACAG TCACAAAGGATGGATTCGACGTTGCCATGA